Genomic DNA from Streptomyces sp. NBC_01571:
GGGGACGGCACGTACGTCGGGTCGGAGGCGTCCGCCACGGCGGCCGCCGCGGTGGTCGCGGTGGAGTCGTCCGAGGATCCGGCCAGGGTGACCGCGGTAACGGTGGCCGTGTGCGCCTTCGCCTTGCTCGCGGTCGTGAGCAGCGTCGTGCCCGTGGTGGCGGGAACGTGCGCGATGGTTCCGTCGTCGAGGGCCACGGTGTAGCCGATGATCGGGAATCCGCCGTCGCCGGCCGCCCGCCAGGTCACGCGGACCTGCTCGCCGTCGGTGATCACTCCCGTCACGCCCGGCGTCTGCGGCTTGCCGCCCCCGGTCACCACGGGTGCTGTGGCGGCGCTCGGGTGCGAGGCGCCGAACTTGTTCACCGCCTGGACGCGCGCCGTGTACGACCTTCCGGCCCGCAGCCAGGTGAACGTCGTGCTCCGGCTGTTCGGATCGTCGATCTCGACCTGGTGGCCGTCACTGAGGGTGATCTTGTAACCGGTGACCGGTGAACCGCCGGTGTCCTCGGGGGCGGACCAGGCGACGGTCACACTCGTGCCGGACGAGGTGGCCGACACGGTGTCAGGCGCGGCCGGCGCCGTCCTGGGCTTCGTGGTGAGTGCGGACTGCGCATGACGAAGGGCGTCGTAGCGGGCGGTGAGGGACGCGTCCGTCGACGTGTCGTTCGCGAGCGCGGTCTTCGCCGCCGCGAGCGAGTCGGTGAACGCCTTCCACGACGCGTCCGTGTAGCGGGTGTTGTCGAGGGCCGAGGCGGTCGCGACCAGGTCCTCCAGCCGCAGCCTCGGGAGCGGGATCAGCTGGCCCGCGGCGAGGGTGAGACTGCGGGTCTGGGTGTCGACTTCGAGCTGGGTCGCGCCGTCGGCGTCGACGAGGGCGTGTGCGGACGCGAGTTCGCGCCGGTACACACCGAAGTCGATCGTGTCGTAGCGCGCCGCGTCGGCGGAGAGCCCCTCGTACTGCTCGATCGCCTTCCGCAGGGCGGCCTTGTCGGTGACGGCCGGCGTGTCGACGTGGGTGAAGGTGATCCGGCCCAGGTTCGCCACGTACGGGTGCGAGGAGTCCGGGTTCGTCGTCAGCCGCAGGTGGACGGCGTGCGTGCCGGTGATCGCCTTGGGCAGCGTCAGGCTCGTCGTGCCTCCGGACGACCACGCGGCTCCCGTGACCGGAAAGGGCACCGTCGCGTACGGCGTGCCGGGGTTGGCCGCGTCGAAGGAGTCCAGGTAGAGCTGGACGGCGGAACCGGTGCCACAGCGAGCGGAGTTGTTGACGTAGGTGATCGTGACGGTGCTCTTGGAAGAGCTGCCGAAGTCGATGTCCCCGTAGTCGAGCCAGGCTCCGTCGTAGGTGCCGCCGAGGTCGGTGGTGGAGCCCGCGCCGGTCCAGCCGACCGGCTCGCTCTTGAGGCCGCCGCCGCTGTTCGAGCGGAACGCGGTGGCGTCGAAGCCGACGGGGACGTTGGTGTCCTGCGTCAGGGTCAGCGAGTAGACGTTGCCCACGTAGGGCTGGGACGCGGACTGCGTGCTGGAGACGAAGTCGGCGTACACGTCCTGGACGCCGGTGAAGACGCTCGGGTCCAGGTGCACGCTCGTGGTGGCGATGGTTCCCCAGCCCGATCCGCTGTAGTCGAGGGGGATGTCCACCGTCTTCGGGCCGTCCTTCGAACCGAGGTGCAGTTCGATGTGCGAGTCCGAGGCCGCCCGCGACTGGGGCTTGTCATAGCGGACGGTGACGGTGTCGGCGCCGTCGCGGAGGTTCGTGTCCTTCCATTCGGCCCACGCGCCGTTCGTCACGTTCTCGAAGATGCCGTTCGAGAGGTTGAGCGGGGCCGAACCGCCGCCGGTCGTGGTGCTGTTCACCGCGGTCAGCGTGGCGAGCGTGGTCGAGGGGGACGAAGACACCTCGTACGGCGAGAACTGGTACCAGTCGAAGTTCGACACCCACTGCTGGCCGGACGGGGCGTGGAACACGAACGTCGCGCTCTTCGCGCCCAGCAGGGCGTCCGGGTCGGTGACGGCCGCCTGCACCGTGTTGTAGGACTGCCAGCCGCCGGTTCCGGGAAGCGAGACGGTGGCGACGACCGGACCGTCGGCGGCGCCGGCGTGGATGTCGACGCTGCTCGGCTTCGCGTTCGTCGCCTGCGAGTTGGCGTAGCGGACCGAGACGCTCCGCGGGGCGACCCCGCCGAAGTCCAGCTTGGCGTACCGCTCCCACGCTCCCTCGGTGACGCCGCCGAGGTCGCCGTCCGAGTAGTACGCCTCCCTCACGAGGCTGGGACCCTCCATCTGGTCGGGGGCCTCGGCCTGCAGGACGGCGTAGCCGCCCTCGTCGATGGTGAGCGCGTCGACGGCGGTCTGCAGCGCGTCGTGCGCGGCCATGATCGTGCCCGTCGCGGAGGTGGTGTCCGCGAGGACGGTCCGCGCGCGTTCGAGCGCCGACCGGAACAGACTCCAGGAACCTTCGGAGTAGTTGCCGCTGCGCACCAGGGACGCCTGGTCGACGAGTGCGCCGAGGGCCTTGCGCTGCACCGCCGCGGCCGAGATGACGAGCGGGTCGGTCGCGGATATCCCGGTGCCGCTCACGGTCGAGGCCCGAACGCCGTGGGCGAAGGCCGCGTCGCGGAACGTGATGCCGAAGCGTGCGTCGACCTTCGTGGTGCCGGTGAGCGACAGCGTCGCCGTGCGCGAGTCGCTGACGCGGAGGTCCGCCGTGACACCGCCCGGCAGGCCGGTCACGCTCGCCGCCCCGGTCCTGGTGAGGCTGGTTCCCTTGCGGGCGGCGAAGGACGCCGGTCCGGACAGGGTGAGCTTCACACTGCCGTCGACGGTGCCGTCCGCGGTGGTGTTCACGGTGCCCGGGTGGACGGAGACGACGGTGTCGCCCTTGCCCGTTCCCGGGCCGCCGTCACCCGCGCTGCCCTTGTCGGTGTTCAGCGAGTACGCGGGCTTCGTGTGGGCGCCCCACTGGGAGGGCTTGGAACCCATGGTGAAGTCCAGGGTGCCGCCGGAGATGATCTGCGAGTAGTCGAGCCATGTGTTGTCGAAACGCTTGCCGTTGAGGGACGCGCTCTGCACGTAGTAGTTGCTCGGCGAGACGCCGTCGGCCTTCACCGTGAACCGGGAGCCGTTGGCGTAGCTGATCGTCGTGGAGTCGAAGAACGGGCTGCCGATCTGGAACTGGCTGGAACCGGCCGTCACCGGGAACAGGCCCAGGGCGGCGCCGACGAACATGGTCGACATGGTGCCGGCGTCGTTGTCCATGGTCGGCAGGAAGCCGTTCGGGGAGAGCTTGTAGACCTGGGTCTTGACCGGCGGGGTGAACTGGCCGCCTGAGCTGGGGGCTTCGTTGGTGGAGCCCGTCGCGATGTAGCGGTTCCAGGTCGTGCCGGTGTAGATGGCGCGCACCCACTTCTGCGTCAGGCTCGGCTCGCCGACGTAGTTGAAGAGGTACGGGGCCTGCAGGTCGATCTCGTTCGCGTTGGAGTGCAGCATGGTCGAGCCGTCGTCGACGCTGGAGTCCTCGCCGAACATGTGCTTGACCGCGGCCTTGCCGGCCTCGTCTCCGCCCATGGCCTGGATGAGGCCGCCCATGTCGTAGGCGTCGTACCAGTGGTACTGCCAGAGCGTGCCCTGGTAGAGGCCGGCCGCCTCGAACTTCTCGTGGTCCGCGCTCTGCCAGTCGCCGCCGGACGCGCGCGGGGTGAGCAGACCGACCTTGGTGCCGTCGGACGCGGTCCAGGCGTCGGACTTCACGAGGTTGTCGATCGCCATGGTCGACTGGGTACGCAGCTTCTTCGCGTCCGCGTCCTTGCCGAGCGCGTCGGCGATGACGGACAGCGCCCACTGGTCGTAGCCGCGCTGGACGGTCGTACCGGGGTCCCCGGTGACGTAGCCCTGTCGCAGCTGCGCCCCCGTGTAGTACCCGGAGTACGAGAGCAGTGCCGGGTACGCCTCGTCGAGCCGGTCGAAGTTCTTGAAGCCCTTCGACAGCGCGTCGGCGACCAGCACGGCCGAACGCTCCCAGCGCACGGTCGGAACGGAGTGGGTGAGGCTGCCGAGGCTCTTGCCCGAGGCGCGCGCGTCGGCGAAGAGTTCGATGAGCGACTGCACCATGTCCCGGTAGGTGGCCGGGTCGATGTACGCCTCGACGGAGTACTTGCGGAAGTCGTCCCAGGTGGACCAACCGTCGTAGTACGTGAAGCCGTTCGTCTTGTGCACCGCTCCGTCGACACCGCGGTACGTTCCGCTGGTGCTGGTGGCGTTCACCGGCAGCGCGTACATGCGGTACAGGTGCGTGTAGAACTCCTTGGTCAGCGTCGACCCGGGGTCGGACTGCGCGGAGGCGCGCACGTCGACGGCTCCGAGCGCGCGGTTCCAGTCCGCCTTCGACTGCGCGCGCGCCTGGTCGAAGGTGAGGTGGCCCACCTCGTTGCGCTGGTCGGTCGCGGCCTGTTCGGCGCTGATCGGCGACAGCGTGACGCGCAGTTCGATGTCCTGCCCCGCGGACTTGTCGAACCCGAGGACGGCGCCGGTGTCGGCGCCGTCC
This window encodes:
- a CDS encoding glycoside hydrolase domain-containing protein, whose translation is MPRTVLPRPGRHRRPLRAAVAALLSGALGVAALAGGGAAAALPAAITSAGNSGGTDYTKLVDPFVSTAGDDGNDLPGAQAPHSLAKVNPMTTPNRNHTGYDYNENRIAGFTATNLDGVGGSGGGGDLLVVPTSVRYDKRPAPSTYAHTYSHDDETATPGYYQVGLGSVSGTASSVTQDSGSIKAEMTATTRTALERYSFPSGSDPELVLDLANNFTSRTRSTMKATTLPDGTTSITGLIAGSFNGASYQLYYDATTNVPVTSLKSWGSDGKLSDATTQDGADTGAVLGFDKSAGQDIELRVTLSPISAEQAATDQRNEVGHLTFDQARAQSKADWNRALGAVDVRASAQSDPGSTLTKEFYTHLYRMYALPVNATSTSGTYRGVDGAVHKTNGFTYYDGWSTWDDFRKYSVEAYIDPATYRDMVQSLIELFADARASGKSLGSLTHSVPTVRWERSAVLVADALSKGFKNFDRLDEAYPALLSYSGYYTGAQLRQGYVTGDPGTTVQRGYDQWALSVIADALGKDADAKKLRTQSTMAIDNLVKSDAWTASDGTKVGLLTPRASGGDWQSADHEKFEAAGLYQGTLWQYHWYDAYDMGGLIQAMGGDEAGKAAVKHMFGEDSSVDDGSTMLHSNANEIDLQAPYLFNYVGEPSLTQKWVRAIYTGTTWNRYIATGSTNEAPSSGGQFTPPVKTQVYKLSPNGFLPTMDNDAGTMSTMFVGAALGLFPVTAGSSQFQIGSPFFDSTTISYANGSRFTVKADGVSPSNYYVQSASLNGKRFDNTWLDYSQIISGGTLDFTMGSKPSQWGAHTKPAYSLNTDKGSAGDGGPGTGKGDTVVSVHPGTVNTTADGTVDGSVKLTLSGPASFAARKGTSLTRTGAASVTGLPGGVTADLRVSDSRTATLSLTGTTKVDARFGITFRDAAFAHGVRASTVSGTGISATDPLVISAAAVQRKALGALVDQASLVRSGNYSEGSWSLFRSALERARTVLADTTSATGTIMAAHDALQTAVDALTIDEGGYAVLQAEAPDQMEGPSLVREAYYSDGDLGGVTEGAWERYAKLDFGGVAPRSVSVRYANSQATNAKPSSVDIHAGAADGPVVATVSLPGTGGWQSYNTVQAAVTDPDALLGAKSATFVFHAPSGQQWVSNFDWYQFSPYEVSSSPSTTLATLTAVNSTTTGGGSAPLNLSNGIFENVTNGAWAEWKDTNLRDGADTVTVRYDKPQSRAASDSHIELHLGSKDGPKTVDIPLDYSGSGWGTIATTSVHLDPSVFTGVQDVYADFVSSTQSASQPYVGNVYSLTLTQDTNVPVGFDATAFRSNSGGGLKSEPVGWTGAGSTTDLGGTYDGAWLDYGDIDFGSSSKSTVTITYVNNSARCGTGSAVQLYLDSFDAANPGTPYATVPFPVTGAAWSSGGTTSLTLPKAITGTHAVHLRLTTNPDSSHPYVANLGRITFTHVDTPAVTDKAALRKAIEQYEGLSADAARYDTIDFGVYRRELASAHALVDADGATQLEVDTQTRSLTLAAGQLIPLPRLRLEDLVATASALDNTRYTDASWKAFTDSLAAAKTALANDTSTDASLTARYDALRHAQSALTTKPRTAPAAPDTVSATSSGTSVTVAWSAPEDTGGSPVTGYKITLSDGHQVEIDDPNSRSTTFTWLRAGRSYTARVQAVNKFGASHPSAATAPVVTGGGKPQTPGVTGVITDGEQVRVTWRAAGDGGFPIIGYTVALDDGTIAHVPATTGTTLLTTASKAKAHTATVTAVTLAGSSDDSTATTAAAAVADASDPTYVPSPFPDDTLNATYASDKWPGTGDGTDYFNDLLDGVHDLHSDVLGANTEVVHGSPLTAQNDKIAVSINNAATQKEVDRAEVDATNSATVTMADGLGSRLGRIYTDALNGGQLPKTSALFSRVTKGLDEVDAAKNHYGYLRPFVRLGFVGDGGDIYESQDGSYGSLTTSGSYPSGHTYGGYEAGTVLATLLPELAPSILARTSEYGNNRIVLGFHYPIDVMGGRITGQATVAHRWADPDFEKLLMQAHTEMENVLLAQCEKEGYGDTLAACGGDSYGGLSTSQHVDLYTQRLTYGFSQVAKAGQVLKTPCDAAALLITAFPDLTTEQRTQILEQTATDSGYPLDLTADGGASWERINLAAAMTAHVVVNADGSVTVKNFSDATKASVADAKAITVGGVAIDGFDPNVSTYVVDWPKGKRIPAVSAVPARSGARVKVTDGSSVLSSTGHRFTTRTIKVTSANGSFTRTYTVGFQPTDRDDRPVAAGGTGGYRDAGGPSLWSLSGLSGPGGVGSGLIGGTGLRSPGAELARPMGIRGAKGTT